A window of the Equus asinus isolate D_3611 breed Donkey chromosome 20, EquAss-T2T_v2, whole genome shotgun sequence genome harbors these coding sequences:
- the SMPD1 gene encoding sphingomyelin phosphodiesterase, protein MPCHGVSPGQGHPRSGREHRPDRSREGPSLGLLWVSLVLALALPDSLVLWAPAGAHPLPTQGHLARFSRLVPQLRDAFAGWNLTCPVCKGLFTAIDFGLKREASVAWVGSMAIKLCKMLKIAPPTVCQSAVQLFEDDMVEVWTRSVLSPSEACGLLLGSTCGHWDIFSSWNISLPAVPKPSPKPPNPPAPGAPVSRILFLTDLHWDHDYLEGTDPDCENPLCCRQDSGLPPASRPGAGYWGEYSKCDLPLRTLDSLLRGLDPAGPFDMVYWTGDIPAHNVWHQSRQDQLRALTTITALVKKYLGPVPVYPAVGNHESTPVNGFPPPFIEGNYSSRWLYEAMAKAWEPWLPAEALHTLRIGGFYALSPRPGLRLISLNMNFCSRENFWLLINSTDPAGQLQWLVGELQAAEDRGDKVHIIGHIPPGHCLKSWSWNYYRIVTRYENTLAGQFFGHTHVDEFEVFYDEETLSRPLSVAFLAPSATTYIGLNPGYRVYQIDGNYSGSSHVVLDHETYILNLTQANEVGATPRWQLLYRARETYGLPNALPAAWHDLVYRMRGDTRLFQTFWFLYHKGHPPSEPCGTPCRLATLCAQLSARSDSPALCRHLMPDAGLPDVHRLWLQPLFC, encoded by the exons ATGCCCTGCCACGGAGTGTCTCCCGGCCAGGGCCACCCCAGGTCTGGCCGGGAGCACAGACCGGACAGGTCCCGGGAGGGCCCCAGCCTGGGGCTCCTGTGGGTGAGCCTGGTGCTGGCGCTGGCCCTGCCCGACTCCCTGGTGCTCTGGGCCCCAGCCGGGGCCCACCCTCTTCCCACTCAAGGCCATCTCGCCAGGTTCAGTCGCCTAGTGCCCCAGCTCCGGGACGCCTTTGCGGGGTGGAACCTCACCTGTCCGGTCTGCAAAGGTCTGTTCACCGCCATCGACTTCGGGTTGAAG agggaggccagtgtggcctGGGTGGGCTCTATGGCCATCAAGCTGTGCAAGATGCTGAAGATAGCACCgcccactgtgtgccagtcaGCTGTCCAGCTCTTTGAGGACGACATGGTGGAAGTGTGGACACGCTCAGTGCTGAGCCCTTCTGAGGCCTGCGGTCTGCTCCTGGGCTCCACCTGTGGGCACTGGGACATCTTCTCATCTTGGAATATCTCTTTGCCGGCCGTGCCGAAGCCGTCCCCCAAGCCACCCAACCCCCCAGCCCCAGGCGCCCCGGTTAGCCGCATCCTCTTCCTCACTGACCTGCACTGGGATCATGACTACCTGGAGGGCACAGACCCTGATTGTGAGAACCCTCTGTGTTGCCGCCAGGATTCTGGCCTGCCACCCGCCTCCCGCCCGGGTGCTGGATACTGGGGCGAGTACAGCAAGTGTGACTTGCCTCTGCGGACCCTGGATAGCCTGCTGAGGGGGCTGGACCCTGCTGGCCCCTTCGATATGGTGTACTGGACGGGAGACATCCCCGCCCACAACGTCTGGCACCAGTCTCGTCAGGACCAACTGCGGGCCTTGACCACCATCACAGCCCTTGTGAAGAAGTACTTGGGGCCAGTGCCTGTATACCCTGCTGTAGGCAACCATGAGAGCACACCTGTCAATGGCTTCCCTCCCCCCTTCATAGAGGGCAACTATTCTTCCCGCTGGCTCTATGAGGCGATGGCCAAGGCATGGGAACCCTGGCTGCCTGCTGAAGCCCTTCACACACTCAG AATTGGGGGGTTCTATGCCCTTTCCCCACGCCCTGGCCTCCGCCTCATCTCTCTCAATATGAATTTTTGTTCCCGTGAGAACTTCTGGCTCTTGATCAACTCCACAGATCCAGCTGGACAGCTCCAGTGGCTGGTGGGGGAGCTTCAGGCCGCTGAGGATCGAGGAGACAAA GTGCATATAATCGGACACATCCCCCCAGGGCACTGCCTGAAGAGCTGGAGCTGGAATTATTACCGAATTGTAACCAG GTATGAGAACACCTTGGCTGGTCAGTTCTTTGGCCACACCCACGTGGATGAATTCGAGGTCTTCTATGATGAGGAAACTCTGAGCCGGCCGCTATCTGTAGCCTTCCTGGCACCCAGTGCCACCACCTACATCGGCCTTAATCCTG GTTACCGCGTCTACCAAATAGATGGCAACTACTCTGGGAGCTCTCACGTGGTCCTGGACCATGAGACCTACATCCTGAACCTAACGCAGGCGAATGAGGTGGGAGCCACGCCACGCTGGCAGCTCCTCTATAGAGCCCGAGAAACCTATGGACTGCCCAACGCGCTGCCTGCCGCCTGGCACGACCTGGTGTACCGCATGCGGGGCGACACGCGGCTATTCCAGACTTTCTGGTTTCTCTACCATAAGGGCCACCCACCCTCGGAGCCCTGCGGCACCCCCTGCCGCCTCGCTACTCTGTGCGCCCAGCTCTCCGCCCGCTCAGACAGCCCTGCTCTGTGTCGCCACCTCATGCCCGATGCAGGCCTCCCTGATGTCCACAGGTTGTGGCTACAGCCACTGTTCTGCTAG